The following proteins come from a genomic window of Bacteroidia bacterium:
- the kdsB gene encoding 3-deoxy-manno-octulosonate cytidylyltransferase encodes MKILGIIPARYASTRFPGKPLIEIQGKTMVMRVYEQCKKCNDLTEVIVATDDIRIFDHVNQQGGLAIMTGLHHENGTSRCAEVVNTYRGFDAVINIQGDEPFINPAQISELASLLKSGSDIATLAHEMEENEQVENPNYVKVVMDFASNALYFSRSAIPFSRDLHEKNIAFFKHIGIYGFKPDVLVRLPHLEESYLDKKENLEQLRWLYWGYKIKVGISKYSSPSIDTPSDLDRILKSLG; translated from the coding sequence ATGAAAATATTAGGAATAATCCCTGCCAGATACGCAAGCACCCGATTTCCGGGCAAACCCTTGATAGAAATTCAAGGAAAAACAATGGTTATGCGGGTTTACGAACAATGCAAAAAATGTAATGATTTAACCGAAGTAATTGTAGCAACGGATGACATTCGAATATTTGACCATGTAAACCAACAAGGTGGATTAGCAATTATGACCGGATTGCACCATGAAAACGGAACATCCAGATGTGCCGAAGTGGTCAATACTTACCGGGGATTTGATGCAGTCATTAATATTCAAGGTGATGAACCTTTTATAAACCCTGCTCAGATCTCCGAATTGGCAAGTCTATTAAAATCAGGTTCCGATATTGCTACTTTGGCTCATGAAATGGAAGAAAATGAGCAAGTCGAAAATCCAAATTATGTAAAAGTAGTAATGGATTTTGCAAGCAATGCCTTGTACTTTTCACGATCTGCAATTCCATTCTCCAGAGATTTACATGAAAAGAATATTGCCTTCTTTAAACATATTGGCATTTATGGCTTTAAACCAGACGTATTGGTTCGACTTCCACATCTCGAAGAAAGTTATTTGGATAAAAAAGAAAATCTGGAACAATTAAGGTGGCTTTACTGGGGTTATAAAATTAAAGTTGGAATTTCGAAATATAGCTCGCCTAGCATTGATACCCCTTCCGACTTGGATAGAATTCTGAAATCTCTTGGATAG
- a CDS encoding SurA N-terminal domain-containing protein has protein sequence MALISKIREKSTLLLITIGGALVLFVVSDLFDNRNSFLSRGRLMIGEIDGQEIDGREYEGKVNQMVENYKMNTQQKNLDENTQEMIRNQVWEQSIRDIVLGQEMDELGVTVSSEELYDMVQGENPDPTVVSSFTDPQTGKFDPTRVATYLKRMDEDETGSMRDQWIKFEEGLKTDKRVRKYNTLIGKGIFVNSKQAKADYLAKNKKFDALVVGKRYSAVVDSTITVTDEELNKYYEDNKYKYKQKEENRKIEYVVFDIRPSTEDLNKAYEEIAKIKEEFKTTDNDTSLINFYSDNKYQENLLGAGAFLPGFDSLLSAPVGAIAGPVSDNETLKLAKVIAIKNDADSVKARHILLKVENGQSLEKVKSQADSLKKMIQSGASFESLASSISKDPGSAIKGGDLGWFKKGTMVKPFNDACFNGKVGDMPVVVTQFGVHLIEITGRGKETLKRNIGIISKKIEPSNKTYQATFAKADEFAAKSSNEAQFDASVKAANLVPRESDLRENQTNIPGVENAREIIGWAYNHEKGEVSKVFELGKRFVIAKVKEVTPKGFKPMEQVKEDITMNVRKDKKAEGFVKELEGALKGVSDITALAGKIQSPIDSVRALVFSSFQISPNLGREPELVGVITSTSKAGFTKPVVSSQGVWVSYVTKIEEAPATKDFVANATQLKQMYSQRSQFEPYEALKEKANIVDNRLKSAYSGQ, from the coding sequence ATGGCTTTAATTAGTAAAATCAGGGAAAAATCCACTTTATTGCTTATCACTATTGGAGGAGCGTTGGTGCTTTTCGTAGTAAGCGATTTATTTGATAACCGTAATTCATTCCTTAGCAGAGGTCGCCTCATGATTGGTGAAATCGATGGTCAGGAAATTGATGGAAGAGAGTATGAAGGTAAAGTGAACCAAATGGTTGAGAATTATAAAATGAATACTCAACAAAAAAACTTGGACGAAAACACACAGGAAATGATTCGTAACCAGGTTTGGGAACAATCCATCCGTGATATCGTTCTTGGACAGGAAATGGACGAACTTGGCGTTACCGTTTCTTCGGAAGAATTGTATGACATGGTTCAAGGCGAAAATCCTGATCCTACTGTGGTTTCCAGTTTTACTGATCCTCAAACCGGTAAATTTGATCCAACTAGGGTTGCTACTTACCTTAAACGTATGGATGAGGATGAAACCGGAAGCATGCGCGACCAATGGATTAAATTCGAAGAAGGATTAAAAACCGACAAACGTGTTCGCAAATACAACACCCTAATTGGAAAAGGTATTTTTGTTAACAGCAAACAAGCCAAAGCAGACTATTTGGCTAAAAACAAAAAGTTCGATGCCTTAGTTGTAGGTAAAAGATACAGTGCGGTGGTAGATTCTACCATTACTGTTACGGATGAAGAATTGAATAAATATTACGAGGACAATAAATATAAATACAAACAAAAAGAAGAAAATCGTAAAATTGAATACGTGGTATTTGATATACGTCCAAGCACCGAAGACTTAAACAAAGCCTACGAAGAAATTGCCAAAATCAAGGAAGAGTTTAAAACAACCGATAACGATACTTCCCTGATCAATTTCTATTCTGACAATAAATACCAAGAGAATTTACTTGGTGCCGGAGCATTTTTACCCGGTTTCGATAGCCTGTTAAGCGCTCCTGTTGGTGCCATTGCCGGACCCGTTTCCGACAATGAAACATTGAAACTTGCTAAAGTTATTGCTATTAAAAACGATGCGGATTCTGTAAAAGCACGCCACATTCTATTAAAAGTTGAAAATGGTCAATCACTTGAAAAAGTTAAAAGTCAAGCAGATAGTTTGAAGAAAATGATTCAATCAGGAGCTAGTTTTGAAAGTCTTGCCTCTTCTATCTCTAAAGATCCGGGCTCGGCTATTAAAGGTGGAGACCTAGGTTGGTTCAAAAAAGGTACCATGGTTAAACCATTTAACGATGCTTGTTTTAATGGTAAAGTGGGCGATATGCCGGTTGTTGTTACCCAATTTGGTGTGCATTTAATTGAAATTACCGGTCGTGGTAAAGAAACCTTGAAGCGCAACATCGGTATCATTTCTAAGAAAATTGAGCCAAGCAATAAAACGTATCAAGCCACCTTTGCTAAAGCGGATGAGTTTGCTGCCAAATCTAGCAATGAAGCTCAATTTGATGCTTCTGTAAAGGCTGCCAATTTAGTTCCAAGAGAGAGTGATTTGCGTGAAAATCAAACTAATATTCCCGGTGTAGAAAACGCCAGAGAAATTATTGGTTGGGCTTACAACCATGAGAAAGGAGAAGTTTCCAAAGTATTTGAATTGGGCAAACGTTTCGTAATTGCCAAGGTGAAAGAAGTAACTCCTAAAGGCTTCAAGCCAATGGAACAAGTGAAGGAAGACATTACCATGAATGTAAGAAAGGATAAAAAAGCGGAAGGATTTGTGAAAGAGTTGGAAGGAGCCCTGAAAGGTGTTTCTGATATTACTGCACTTGCCGGTAAAATTCAATCACCTATCGATTCAGTTCGTGCGCTTGTATTTAGCTCGTTCCAAATTTCTCCAAATCTTGGACGTGAGCCTGAACTTGTTGGCGTTATTACCAGTACGTCTAAGGCTGGTTTTACTAAGCCGGTGGTGAGTTCGCAAGGAGTTTGGGTTAGTTATGTTACTAAGATTGAAGAAGCGCCGGCTACCAAAGATTTCGTTGCCAATGCCACACAATTGAAACAAATGTATTCACAACGTTCTCAGTTTGAGCCGTATGAAGCTTTAAAAGAGAAAGCCAATATCGTTGATAATCGCTTAAAAAGCGCCTACAGCGGACAATAA
- a CDS encoding sphingomyelin phosphodiesterase, producing the protein MKKRLLAIVVILFAGWGLYQNPAISGNENPGSPEELRILTWNIFMRPRLLFKDGQLERAKAIVEQLRDKTYDVIVFQEAIDKKARAIIWEGLKELFPYQVDPGKGAFLKTNGGVWILSKHEIKKQKRIIFKGCVGTDCFCKKGALLVEVNKNNKRFQVIGTHLQSEVRNKQYKINRVDQYNEINEYLLKPNFEEGVPQLVVGDLNTPDNVSEEYRTMLTSLESQDAEKNSGEWEDGASWGAWTNDMFDDCQDRKAEVLDYILFKSNGHKHSRFQKSIRKFRQLWNGRNKDLSDHYAVEAVLNW; encoded by the coding sequence ATGAAAAAAAGATTACTCGCAATAGTAGTAATTTTATTCGCTGGTTGGGGCCTTTACCAAAATCCCGCCATATCAGGTAATGAAAATCCCGGTTCTCCGGAAGAATTAAGAATTTTAACCTGGAATATTTTTATGCGCCCCCGTCTTTTATTCAAGGATGGTCAGTTGGAAAGAGCAAAAGCAATTGTTGAACAATTGAGAGATAAAACCTATGATGTAATTGTTTTTCAGGAAGCAATAGACAAAAAAGCCAGAGCCATTATCTGGGAAGGTTTGAAAGAGCTGTTTCCCTACCAGGTAGATCCGGGAAAAGGTGCTTTTTTGAAAACCAATGGCGGAGTTTGGATATTAAGTAAACATGAAATTAAAAAGCAAAAACGTATTATTTTCAAAGGATGTGTCGGAACCGATTGTTTCTGTAAAAAGGGTGCCTTGTTAGTAGAGGTAAATAAAAATAATAAGCGATTTCAAGTAATTGGTACTCACCTACAATCGGAAGTTAGGAATAAGCAATATAAAATTAACCGTGTTGACCAATACAATGAAATCAATGAATATTTATTAAAACCAAACTTTGAAGAAGGTGTTCCACAATTGGTTGTTGGAGATTTAAATACACCGGATAATGTTTCCGAAGAATATAGAACCATGCTTACCAGTCTGGAAAGTCAAGATGCGGAAAAAAACAGCGGAGAATGGGAGGATGGAGCTTCCTGGGGTGCTTGGACCAACGATATGTTTGATGATTGCCAAGATAGAAAAGCAGAAGTATTGGATTATATCCTTTTTAAATCCAATGGACATAAACATAGTAGATTTCAAAAATCTATACGAAAATTCAGACAACTTTGGAACGGTCGTAATAAAGACCTTAGTGACCATTATGCTGTGGAAGCAGTATTAAATTGGTAA
- a CDS encoding lactonase family protein, translated as MKCSHLLLFSILLAFTTGVQSQTLVVGNYTDAKPDTGIFLFSFQPQSGELKKLGFGLDLVNPSFLCVDSKARLIYACTETKLPQPGSVSVFNYHSENFSLSLLNKIGSGGENPVFVTTIKSKLVVCNYSEGSVSVMDLNKDFTLNKLVQRIDLQGKSVVAERQEKAHPHSAYFHEASGLVFIPDLGSDLIRVFEFQEQQQEVLRERSDLTISVNPGGGPRHMAFHPNGNWMYVVEELSGMVQVLEWDRSNKFKPLQRISSYQIPLKQYSGADIHLSPDGRFVYVSNRIENSLAIFEINENNGLLNLLGHQSTQGEVPRNFTIDPSGNWLIVANQQSNTLVVFKRDMQGGGLKQVGNPISVKHPSCLQWMLN; from the coding sequence ATGAAATGTAGCCACCTCCTTCTTTTTTCTATTTTGTTAGCCTTCACTACCGGGGTTCAGAGTCAAACCTTAGTTGTAGGTAATTATACCGACGCCAAGCCGGATACAGGAATTTTTTTATTTTCCTTTCAACCTCAATCGGGTGAATTAAAAAAGCTTGGTTTTGGATTGGATTTGGTTAATCCAAGTTTTTTATGTGTGGATTCAAAGGCCAGACTAATTTATGCATGTACTGAAACAAAATTGCCTCAACCCGGATCTGTTTCTGTATTTAACTACCACTCGGAGAACTTTTCCCTTTCATTATTAAATAAAATTGGAAGTGGAGGTGAAAATCCGGTGTTTGTTACAACCATAAAATCCAAGTTGGTGGTGTGTAATTATTCGGAAGGTTCAGTTTCTGTTATGGATTTGAATAAGGATTTTACTTTGAATAAGCTAGTGCAAAGAATTGATTTACAAGGCAAAAGTGTAGTTGCTGAAAGACAAGAAAAGGCTCATCCCCATTCTGCTTATTTTCATGAAGCGAGTGGTCTGGTTTTTATTCCTGACTTAGGTTCTGATTTAATTCGTGTCTTTGAATTTCAAGAACAGCAGCAGGAGGTTTTAAGGGAAAGGTCCGATTTAACTATTTCGGTAAATCCGGGTGGCGGTCCAAGGCATATGGCATTTCATCCCAATGGAAATTGGATGTATGTGGTGGAGGAACTCTCCGGAATGGTTCAGGTTTTGGAATGGGATCGAAGTAACAAATTTAAGCCCTTGCAGCGCATTTCATCCTATCAAATTCCTCTCAAGCAATACAGCGGTGCTGATATCCACCTTTCACCGGATGGTAGGTTTGTTTATGTATCAAACCGTATAGAAAATTCCTTAGCTATCTTTGAAATAAATGAAAACAATGGATTATTAAATCTGCTAGGTCATCAATCAACCCAAGGCGAAGTGCCCCGAAATTTTACCATTGACCCAAGCGGTAATTGGTTAATTGTGGCTAATCAACAATCCAATACCTTGGTAGTATTCAAGCGAGATATGCAGGGTGGAGGGCTAAAACAGGTTGGAAATCCGATTTCAGTTAAACATCCCAGTTGTTTGCAATGGATGTTGAATTAA
- a CDS encoding NUDIX domain-containing protein codes for MKIYVNNIPIQTNANLDSFNNTNVLEWVKSIEEGGISTPVFTKMDYSKVIDIILEESKLIEAAGGIVFNPHREFLLMFRRGFWDLPKGKIDKGEKPEQAALREVWEECGLTDLKINRAIAPSYHTYWMKGKRILKLSHWFEMKIPDFQIPTLQTEEDIEDAVWIPISGFQPYRPISYPSIVDVVDSFNS; via the coding sequence GTGAAAATTTATGTGAACAATATCCCTATCCAAACCAATGCAAATCTGGATAGTTTTAACAATACAAATGTACTTGAATGGGTAAAATCTATCGAAGAAGGTGGAATTTCAACCCCTGTATTTACAAAAATGGATTACTCAAAAGTTATTGACATTATTCTGGAAGAATCCAAATTAATAGAAGCTGCCGGAGGAATTGTATTTAATCCCCACCGGGAATTCTTATTAATGTTTAGAAGAGGGTTTTGGGATTTACCCAAAGGCAAAATTGATAAAGGCGAAAAACCTGAACAGGCTGCCCTTAGGGAAGTATGGGAAGAATGCGGTTTAACTGATTTAAAAATTAACCGTGCGATAGCTCCAAGCTACCATACCTATTGGATGAAAGGAAAAAGAATTCTGAAATTATCACATTGGTTTGAAATGAAAATCCCGGATTTTCAAATTCCTACCTTGCAAACGGAGGAAGATATAGAAGACGCTGTTTGGATACCGATTTCCGGATTTCAGCCCTATAGACCTATCTCCTACCCTTCCATTGTGGATGTAGTAGATTCATTTAATTCTTAA
- the kynU gene encoding kynureninase — protein sequence MFENSLSFAKELDSTDHLKTYREKFHIPTHQGKELVYLCGNSLGLQPKSTADYFKQELEDWAKWGVEGHFNAKNPWFSYHDWFSSRLAQLVGAHEKEVVAMNNLTVNLHLLLVSFYRPDGKRNKIIFESTAFPSDRYALESQVKFHGLNPEECLVELYADDNAKISTTSILNKIKEVGDELALVMLGGVNYYSGQFFELKEITKAAHAVGAIAGFDLAHAMGNVPLELHEWNVDFACWCSYKYLNSGPGGVAGIFVHEKYGDGTGLNRFHGWWGNNAETRFLMGKEFHPAEGAEGWQLSNAPVFNMVAHRASLELFQEVGMKALREKSILLTGYLEFLLVEINRELGEEIIEILTPSNPNERGCQLSIRVRKDGKKLFEKLVSEGIMPDWREPDVIRLSPVPLYNRFEDVWRTASVIRSFFIK from the coding sequence ATGTTTGAAAATAGCCTTTCTTTTGCTAAAGAACTTGATTCTACTGACCATTTAAAAACCTATAGAGAAAAGTTTCATATTCCTACTCATCAAGGGAAGGAACTAGTTTATTTGTGCGGAAATTCTTTGGGATTACAACCCAAATCAACCGCTGACTATTTTAAACAAGAATTGGAGGATTGGGCTAAGTGGGGCGTTGAAGGTCATTTTAATGCCAAAAATCCTTGGTTTTCATACCACGATTGGTTTTCGAGTCGATTAGCACAATTAGTAGGAGCGCATGAGAAAGAGGTGGTAGCGATGAATAACCTAACGGTAAATTTACATTTACTATTGGTAAGCTTTTACCGACCCGATGGAAAAAGAAATAAAATAATTTTTGAATCTACAGCTTTTCCGTCAGATCGTTATGCGTTAGAGAGCCAGGTAAAATTCCACGGGTTAAATCCGGAAGAATGTTTAGTTGAATTATATGCCGATGATAATGCTAAAATTTCAACTACATCCATTTTAAACAAAATTAAGGAGGTAGGTGATGAATTAGCTCTTGTTATGCTGGGCGGAGTGAATTATTATTCCGGACAGTTTTTTGAACTCAAGGAAATAACCAAAGCGGCACATGCTGTTGGGGCAATAGCCGGATTTGATTTGGCGCATGCCATGGGAAATGTTCCATTGGAACTTCATGAATGGAATGTTGATTTTGCCTGTTGGTGCAGTTATAAATATCTAAACTCAGGCCCAGGTGGCGTAGCAGGAATTTTTGTTCATGAAAAGTATGGTGATGGAACCGGACTTAACCGATTTCATGGTTGGTGGGGTAACAATGCCGAAACAAGGTTTTTGATGGGAAAAGAGTTTCATCCGGCCGAGGGTGCTGAGGGTTGGCAACTGAGTAATGCTCCCGTATTTAATATGGTAGCACATCGCGCTTCATTGGAACTTTTTCAAGAAGTAGGCATGAAGGCTTTGAGAGAAAAGAGTATTTTATTGACAGGATATTTGGAGTTTTTATTGGTCGAAATTAATCGAGAATTGGGTGAAGAAATCATCGAAATTCTTACCCCCTCCAATCCTAATGAAAGAGGCTGTCAATTATCCATACGAGTAAGAAAAGATGGGAAAAAGCTATTCGAAAAACTGGTTTCGGAAGGCATTATGCCCGATTGGCGCGAACCTGATGTAATCAGACTATCTCCTGTACCTTTGTATAATCGTTTTGAAGATGTTTGGAGAACCGCTTCTGTTATTCGATCTTTTTTCATTAAGTAA
- a CDS encoding choice-of-anchor L domain-containing protein has protein sequence MIKKLLGVLLFLSLTFVGKSQLVVDNTLTPQQLVNSVLMGNGVNAFNITYSGGTNTIGRFTATGTNLGMSAGVILKTGDIAGAVGPNDQGGEGSSGSLLGDPDLDMLTTNATDDATILEFDFVPSSDSVSFRYIFASEEYNEYVCSQFNDVFGFFLSGPGISGPYSNNAINIALIPNSTMPVSIGTVNNGNIGANGNAATCTPGGMVNSQYFVDNDASGENWIQFDGFTVVLVASANVICGDTFHIKMAISDVVDAGFDSGVFLEAESFSSRGVNITTQTLSGDSVVSEGCTGAGFIFTRVDTTVVDTISMVISGNAIAGIDYDAFPDTIIFPIGVDTIIIPINTIQDNVYEGTDTLITTVSFVTECGNTIIRQGIIYIVDTILITSAPDTFIVQCNTDSFFVTVTPQNGNPPFSYVWATGETNDTIWLHSTQDTFTTVTITDFCGNTSGIDTVYIAFQLLPPLSLNLQSGLLSDTLYCNTDFVIPDAGAAGGLGPITYLWNNGDISQFPFYFIDTTQYISVSILDQCGVSLSDSILISFLTPPPPVISLIGSDTSLSCPFQTPLLIGANVNYPGTFDYTWSNGSQDFVVDSIASITASQLVSDEYYVSVFECNRTTNSDTISVSITIPPPPIVSISGGQTVNCSGDTLHLNAVVTNGSPSYNYNWAGTNSSIPVPSNGSSVIATISTASQIDVFVTDQCHSTPVQATTVINITPPPPIVISLQDTAVVCPGDSIRLEAQIVSGVGPFTYDWPINPGSNDSIYCLVGGIDTTTYIVFKAKGACGTQATDSLLLTVPIYPAISISSSNDTAICTNDTIYLTSTFAGGAGNYVPSWWLGSDSIVSSNTLNYTNSTSDTLQFIMKVLDGCGNSAEDTIQIEFIPCDIEVTNVMTPNGDGINDYLIFNFAEYFENNKLVVYDRWGIKVFESDNYKNDWNGGKQLEGTYFWVLTPTTTPQGPFKGFVLLLRDK, from the coding sequence ATGATAAAAAAATTACTCGGAGTATTGCTGTTTCTGAGTTTAACTTTCGTTGGAAAGAGCCAATTGGTAGTTGACAATACCCTAACTCCCCAACAATTAGTGAATTCGGTTTTGATGGGCAATGGTGTTAATGCTTTCAATATTACATACAGCGGAGGTACTAATACTATTGGAAGATTTACAGCTACAGGAACCAATTTAGGGATGAGTGCCGGAGTAATTTTAAAAACCGGAGATATTGCAGGTGCAGTTGGTCCAAATGATCAAGGAGGTGAAGGTTCATCGGGTTCCTTGCTAGGAGACCCCGATTTAGATATGCTGACTACCAATGCAACAGATGATGCCACCATCTTAGAATTTGATTTTGTACCAAGTTCGGATTCTGTTTCGTTTCGTTACATTTTTGCTTCTGAAGAATACAATGAATATGTATGTTCCCAATTCAACGATGTATTTGGATTCTTTTTAAGTGGTCCGGGAATTTCAGGTCCATATTCAAACAATGCAATTAATATTGCTCTTATTCCGAATTCGACTATGCCTGTTTCTATTGGTACTGTTAACAATGGCAATATTGGAGCCAATGGAAATGCGGCAACCTGTACTCCCGGCGGAATGGTTAATAGCCAGTATTTTGTAGATAATGATGCCTCCGGTGAGAACTGGATTCAGTTTGATGGCTTTACCGTGGTGTTAGTAGCTTCTGCCAATGTAATTTGCGGTGATACCTTTCACATTAAAATGGCAATAAGCGATGTGGTAGATGCCGGCTTTGATTCTGGTGTATTTTTAGAAGCTGAAAGTTTTAGTTCCCGCGGAGTAAACATTACAACCCAAACCTTATCAGGTGATAGCGTTGTTTCGGAAGGTTGTACAGGTGCAGGATTTATTTTTACCAGAGTTGATACCACCGTTGTTGATACCATTTCTATGGTGATTTCCGGAAACGCCATTGCAGGAATAGATTATGATGCCTTTCCGGATACCATTATTTTCCCTATCGGAGTTGATACTATTATTATTCCAATTAATACCATTCAGGACAATGTTTATGAAGGAACTGATACCTTAATTACAACCGTTTCATTTGTTACTGAGTGCGGAAATACCATCATTCGTCAGGGTATCATCTATATTGTTGATACCATATTAATTACTTCTGCCCCCGATACCTTTATTGTACAATGTAATACAGATAGCTTCTTTGTTACTGTTACACCCCAAAATGGAAATCCACCATTTAGTTATGTGTGGGCAACCGGAGAAACCAATGATACCATTTGGTTACACTCCACCCAAGACACTTTTACAACCGTAACCATTACCGACTTTTGTGGCAATACCTCCGGAATAGATACGGTGTATATTGCTTTCCAACTTCTTCCACCATTGAGTTTGAATCTGCAATCCGGCTTATTAAGTGATACCTTGTATTGCAATACCGATTTTGTTATTCCGGATGCTGGAGCTGCCGGAGGACTAGGACCAATTACCTATCTATGGAACAATGGTGATATTTCCCAATTTCCATTTTACTTTATCGATACCACCCAGTATATTTCGGTCAGCATCCTCGACCAGTGTGGAGTTAGTTTGTCAGATAGTATCTTAATTTCATTTTTAACACCACCTCCACCGGTAATTTCTTTGATCGGTTCCGACACTTCATTGTCTTGCCCTTTCCAAACTCCTTTGCTAATCGGTGCCAATGTAAATTACCCAGGAACTTTTGACTATACCTGGAGTAATGGTTCCCAGGATTTTGTTGTAGATTCCATTGCTTCCATTACTGCCAGTCAACTCGTTTCTGATGAATATTATGTTAGTGTATTTGAATGCAATCGAACCACCAATTCAGATACTATTTCTGTATCCATTACCATTCCCCCACCCCCAATTGTAAGTATTTCGGGTGGGCAAACAGTTAATTGTTCAGGCGATACCCTTCATTTAAATGCGGTTGTTACCAATGGCTCACCTTCCTACAACTACAATTGGGCAGGCACCAATAGCTCTATTCCAGTACCATCCAATGGAAGTTCAGTGATTGCAACCATCTCTACTGCCTCACAGATTGATGTTTTTGTAACAGACCAATGTCATTCAACACCGGTACAAGCCACCACCGTAATCAATATTACGCCCCCTCCTCCAATTGTTATTTCACTTCAAGACACGGCTGTGGTTTGTCCGGGAGATTCTATTCGTTTGGAAGCTCAAATTGTAAGCGGCGTAGGACCATTCACTTACGACTGGCCTATCAATCCTGGTAGCAATGATAGTATTTATTGCCTGGTAGGTGGAATTGATACCACTACCTATATTGTGTTTAAAGCCAAAGGTGCATGCGGAACACAAGCCACAGATAGTTTATTATTAACCGTACCTATTTATCCTGCCATTTCAATAAGTTCAAGCAATGACACTGCTATTTGCACCAATGATACCATTTATTTAACAAGTACTTTTGCGGGTGGAGCAGGCAATTACGTTCCATCCTGGTGGCTTGGCTCAGACTCTATCGTAAGTTCCAATACCTTAAATTACACGAATTCAACTTCTGATACTTTACAATTCATTATGAAGGTGCTTGATGGTTGTGGTAATTCAGCAGAAGATACCATCCAAATTGAGTTCATTCCTTGTGATATTGAAGTTACCAATGTAATGACTCCAAATGGAGACGGAATCAATGACTACCTTATTTTCAATTTCGCCGAATATTTTGAGAACAATAAACTGGTGGTTTATGACCGTTGGGGAATTAAAGTTTTTGAATCGGATAATTATAAAAACGATTGGAATGGTGGTAAACAATTAGAAGGAACGTATTTCTGGGTATTAACTCCTACCACCACACCTCAGGGACCTTTTAAAGGATTTGTATTGTTGTTAAGAGATAAGTAA
- the pyrE gene encoding orotate phosphoribosyltransferase, which yields MSNSNRDTAAKVAQFLLQAQAVKLQPNSPFTWASGWKSPIYCDNRVTLSYPNIRTYIRQMLAKSIVDKFGKPDVIAGVATGAIAQGALVAEELGLPFVYVRSAPKDHGLSNLIEGRLEKGQSVVVVEDLISTGGSSLKAVDAIRNAGADVKGMVAIFTYGFPIATEAFKKNKCSLVTLCDYDQMIKTALDSNLILEKDLAALKQWRENPSEWAQ from the coding sequence ATGAGTAATTCTAACCGAGATACCGCCGCTAAAGTAGCACAATTCCTATTGCAGGCTCAAGCCGTTAAACTACAACCGAATTCACCTTTTACCTGGGCATCGGGATGGAAATCCCCAATTTATTGCGATAATCGGGTAACTCTGTCCTATCCCAATATCCGCACCTATATTCGTCAAATGCTTGCTAAGTCTATAGTTGATAAATTTGGAAAGCCTGATGTAATTGCCGGGGTAGCTACCGGTGCAATAGCTCAAGGTGCTCTTGTTGCTGAGGAGTTAGGTTTGCCTTTCGTATATGTTCGTTCTGCTCCGAAAGATCATGGATTATCCAATTTAATTGAGGGTAGGCTGGAGAAAGGACAATCGGTGGTAGTTGTGGAAGATTTAATTTCAACCGGTGGCAGCAGTTTGAAGGCTGTGGATGCTATTCGAAATGCCGGTGCCGATGTAAAAGGCATGGTAGCAATTTTTACCTATGGCTTTCCAATAGCCACAGAGGCTTTTAAAAAGAATAAATGCAGTTTGGTTACTTTGTGTGACTACGATCAAATGATTAAAACTGCTTTGGATTCCAATCTTATTTTGGAAAAGGATTTAGCTGCCCTAAAACAATGGCGTGAAAACCCAAGTGAATGGGCCCAATAG